Proteins encoded within one genomic window of Polaribacter sp. NJDZ03:
- a CDS encoding transporter — protein MKLNLSKILFASILIISLQSYGQDDEETSKSNIQTYTPSKLLDKGQWDLKFFNNLYTQTKSTGADNSTSKKIVEGRQTFFTSTLEVFTGISDNNRINVGAIIEYRSNTLGGQSTFSPFNFEDSSSSRNGFSSIAPSVKIQPFKNISNFSFQSALHIPVISKGDDSDQSKAFLDQSAWSFQNRFFYDYTLPSGDWQLFTELNTEYGFGDEDSFANKTFLLSPGVFMSYFPSNTTTVLGFVQHSQRLGDFEQNSTSLGFGGKIQLNDTLNLEALYSNIVRGHNFQGLGNSFSVGLRALF, from the coding sequence ATGAAACTAAATTTATCTAAAATTCTTTTTGCATCAATATTAATTATCAGTTTACAGTCTTACGGACAAGATGATGAGGAGACAAGTAAAAGTAACATTCAAACCTATACACCTTCTAAATTATTAGATAAAGGACAATGGGATCTTAAGTTTTTTAATAACTTATATACACAAACAAAATCTACAGGAGCAGATAATAGTACTTCTAAAAAAATAGTTGAAGGCAGACAAACCTTTTTTACATCAACTTTAGAGGTTTTTACGGGTATTTCAGATAATAATAGAATAAACGTTGGTGCTATTATAGAGTACAGATCAAATACTTTAGGAGGTCAGTCTACTTTTTCTCCATTTAACTTTGAAGATTCTAGTTCAAGTAGAAATGGTTTTTCTTCTATTGCACCATCAGTAAAGATTCAACCATTTAAAAATATTAGTAATTTTTCTTTTCAATCTGCGCTACATATTCCTGTAATCTCAAAAGGTGATGATAGTGATCAATCAAAGGCGTTTTTAGATCAATCTGCTTGGTCATTTCAAAATAGATTTTTCTACGATTATACTTTGCCTAGTGGAGATTGGCAGTTGTTTACAGAATTAAATACTGAATATGGTTTTGGTGATGAAGATAGTTTTGCAAATAAAACATTTTTATTATCACCAGGTGTATTTATGAGTTATTTTCCATCAAATACAACTACCGTTTTAGGGTTTGTACAACACTCACAAAGACTTGGAGATTTCGAGCAAAATAGTACTTCACTTGGTTTTGGAGGTAAGATTCAGTTAAATGATACTTTAAATTTAGAAGCTTTATATAGTAACATTGTTAGAGGTCATAACTTTCAAGGTTTAGGGAATTCATTTAGTGTTGGTTTAAGAGCTTTGTTTTAG
- a CDS encoding toxin-antitoxin system YwqK family antitoxin produces MKKLPLITFLFFSLMLFSQKQYHKTFYKNGLIKEEGWLNGDKKTAFWKFYYKNGNIKKEGSFTDNLETNYWYFYTKFAAIEKEGHFNKGKKRNWWLFYDSNGDITHKCQLKNDQKNGYCLIYKNRKLVKASKYKNDKKIKEWTDFLSFKKENSLSDLR; encoded by the coding sequence ATGAAAAAATTACCCCTTATTACTTTTCTCTTTTTCTCGTTGATGCTGTTTAGTCAGAAACAATATCATAAAACTTTCTACAAAAACGGATTAATAAAAGAAGAAGGTTGGCTAAACGGTGATAAAAAAACAGCTTTCTGGAAATTTTATTATAAAAATGGAAATATTAAAAAAGAAGGCAGTTTTACTGATAATTTAGAAACCAATTATTGGTATTTTTACACAAAATTTGCAGCCATAGAAAAAGAAGGTCATTTTAACAAAGGTAAGAAAAGAAATTGGTGGTTATTTTATGATAGCAACGGTGATATTACCCACAAGTGTCAATTAAAAAATGATCAAAAAAATGGTTATTGTTTAATTTACAAAAACCGAAAGTTGGTAAAAGCATCGAAATATAAAAATGATAAAAAAATAAAAGAGTGGACAGACTTTTTATCCTTTAAAAAGGAAAACAGTCTAAGTGATTTAAGATGA
- a CDS encoding 4Fe-4S binding protein, whose amino-acid sequence MKFIKQSGLIIFLAGLTFFIATVFTGSFNLTQSQLDTFIKEKGYKSEIIKEELSKAIVTQENLNIFQFSSRVINAYETSNNHYDALIAKYNSEKNWDKKGQQFQYKISGKPHSISFELAKKSGKGLAADNTGLAWFLTFGLGIIGALMFIVPDVILLGKPGIKNDGIFLSAVTNRGWIGWFTFVFLVTFYILLYFYPDFIVNWVYLVEPISLSLSGNPASQWFLYGFLYCTVMSVMAVRMYIKYRHNKYQILRTTSVLFFQIVFAFLIPEILVRFEKPWYDFKNAFPLDYDFFFRWNLDELLASGGFGLFILVWGVVLTIVVVPVMVYFFGKRWYCSWVCGCGGLAETLGDPYRQNSSKTLLSWRAERIIIHSVLVFVLVMTGFALYTFFSGDQQVLGIKTQTIQDIYGFLIGAIFAGVIGTGFYPIFGNRVWCRFGCPLAAYLGFIQRFKSKFRITTNGGQCISCGNCSTYCEQGIDVRAYAQKGENIVRSSCVGCGVCSAVCPRGVLKLENGPEEGRINPTEILLGNDVDLMELMNKK is encoded by the coding sequence ATGAAATTCATAAAACAATCAGGTTTAATTATCTTCTTAGCAGGATTAACCTTCTTTATAGCTACCGTTTTTACAGGTTCTTTTAATTTAACACAATCTCAATTAGATACTTTTATTAAAGAAAAAGGATATAAAAGTGAAATTATAAAAGAAGAATTATCTAAGGCAATTGTAACTCAAGAAAATTTAAATATTTTTCAATTCTCTAGCCGCGTTATAAATGCCTACGAAACATCTAACAACCATTATGATGCATTAATTGCAAAATACAATTCAGAAAAAAATTGGGATAAAAAAGGACAACAATTTCAATATAAAATATCAGGAAAACCACATAGCATAAGTTTTGAACTCGCAAAAAAATCTGGTAAAGGTTTGGCTGCAGACAACACCGGTTTGGCTTGGTTTTTAACCTTTGGTTTAGGTATTATTGGTGCGCTTATGTTTATTGTACCTGATGTAATTTTATTAGGTAAACCAGGAATAAAAAATGATGGAATTTTCTTAAGCGCAGTTACCAATCGTGGTTGGATTGGTTGGTTTACTTTTGTATTTCTTGTAACCTTTTATATTCTACTTTATTTTTATCCAGATTTTATTGTAAACTGGGTGTATTTAGTAGAACCAATTAGTTTATCCCTTAGTGGTAACCCTGCAAGTCAATGGTTTTTATACGGTTTTTTATATTGTACAGTAATGTCTGTAATGGCGGTAAGAATGTATATAAAATACCGTCATAATAAATACCAAATTTTAAGAACTACTTCTGTTTTATTCTTTCAAATTGTATTTGCTTTTTTAATTCCAGAAATCTTGGTTCGTTTCGAAAAACCTTGGTACGATTTTAAAAATGCATTCCCTTTAGATTACGATTTTTTCTTTAGATGGAATTTAGATGAACTACTTGCTAGTGGTGGTTTTGGATTATTTATTTTAGTATGGGGAGTTGTTTTAACAATTGTTGTTGTACCCGTAATGGTGTATTTCTTCGGAAAAAGATGGTACTGTTCTTGGGTTTGTGGTTGTGGTGGTTTAGCAGAAACACTAGGAGATCCTTACAGACAAAACTCTAGTAAAACATTACTTTCTTGGAGAGCAGAACGTATTATAATTCACTCTGTATTGGTTTTTGTGTTAGTAATGACAGGTTTTGCTTTGTATACTTTCTTCTCTGGAGATCAACAAGTTTTAGGGATTAAAACACAAACTATTCAAGACATTTATGGCTTTTTAATAGGTGCTATTTTTGCAGGTGTAATTGGTACAGGATTTTATCCAATTTTTGGTAACAGAGTTTGGTGTCGTTTTGGTTGTCCTTTAGCTGCTTATTTAGGTTTTATACAACGTTTTAAATCTAAATTTAGAATTACTACAAACGGAGGTCAATGTATTTCTTGCGGAAACTGTTCTACGTATTGTGAGCAAGGAATTGACGTAAGAGCATACGCACAAAAAGGAGAAAACATTGTACGTTCTAGTTGTGTTGGTTGTGGAGTTTGTTCTGCAGTTTGCCCAAGAGGAGTTTTAAAATTAGAAAACGGACCAGAAGAAGGTAGAATAAACCCTACAGAAATTTTATTAGGAAACGATGTTGACTTAATGGAATTGATGAATAAGAAATAA
- a CDS encoding universal stress protein — MKKIIVPIDFSKHSEYALKAAALLAKKNNATIYALHMLDLQELSLTESENNQQEKAIYFLKLAEKKFKDFLIKEYLEGVKVVPIIKHFKVFSEINAIGEKVKADIIIMGSHGVSGLKEFFVGSNTEKVVRFADLPVLIIKNEITNTDFADIVVATDFSEEGIPAFKSMLKLVDFLNARKHILYVNLPNEEFKTTSEMAALANNFLMKAEGNTDRMINVNFVCDRTIEKGILNFSNAVGADLISVSTHGRKGLSHIFAGSIAEDIANHSTLPILTIKI; from the coding sequence ATGAAAAAAATAATTGTTCCTATAGATTTTTCTAAACACTCTGAGTATGCTTTAAAAGCCGCAGCATTATTAGCAAAAAAAAATAATGCTACTATTTATGCTTTACATATGTTAGATTTACAAGAACTATCTTTAACAGAAAGTGAAAACAATCAACAAGAAAAAGCAATCTATTTTTTAAAATTAGCAGAAAAAAAGTTTAAAGATTTTCTTATAAAAGAGTATCTAGAAGGTGTAAAAGTGGTGCCTATTATTAAGCATTTTAAAGTTTTTAGTGAAATAAATGCTATTGGAGAAAAAGTAAAGGCAGATATAATTATTATGGGATCTCACGGTGTAAGTGGGCTAAAAGAATTTTTTGTAGGTTCTAACACAGAAAAAGTAGTCAGATTTGCAGATTTACCTGTTTTAATTATTAAGAATGAAATAACCAATACCGATTTTGCAGATATTGTGGTGGCTACAGATTTTTCTGAAGAAGGAATACCTGCTTTTAAAAGTATGTTAAAATTAGTAGATTTTTTAAATGCACGCAAACATATTTTATATGTAAACTTGCCCAATGAAGAATTTAAAACAACTTCCGAAATGGCTGCTTTGGCAAATAATTTTTTAATGAAGGCAGAAGGAAATACAGATAGAATGATTAACGTAAACTTTGTTTGCGATAGAACGATAGAAAAAGGTATTCTTAACTTCTCTAATGCAGTAGGCGCAGATTTAATTTCTGTAAGTACGCATGGTAGAAAAGGATTATCTCATATTTTTGCAGGTAGTATTGCCGAGGATATTGCAAATCATTCTACCTTACCAATTCTTACGATTAAAATTTAA
- a CDS encoding glycoside hydrolase codes for MKIYKLLFLLLIFIQLSCNSQQKKINGISFVASRDTISIKHISPIIKAQGNYVALMPFGFIKKLSSPTVIHNNDRQWFGETKNGLHQYAKNFQTADVKIMVKPQIWVWKGEFTGLIEMNSDENWTILEDTYSDFILTYAKAAQDLKADILCIGTELEQFVLQRPTYWKELIVKIREVYKGKLTYAANWDEFKRVPFWADLDYIGIDAYFPLSDKKTPSVKDFELGWQPHKKVITQIQKQFNKPILFTEFGYRSVDFTGKEPWDANRVDGQVNMQGQVNGLQAIHNQFWKEDWFAGGFIWKWFHTHAKVGGEKDNRFTPQNKPAEVVLRKLYKQD; via the coding sequence ATGAAAATATATAAACTCCTCTTTTTATTGCTGATATTCATTCAGTTATCATGCAATAGTCAACAGAAAAAAATAAACGGAATTAGTTTTGTAGCGTCTAGAGATACTATAAGTATAAAACATATTTCGCCAATTATAAAGGCACAAGGCAATTACGTTGCTTTGATGCCTTTTGGTTTTATTAAAAAACTCTCTTCTCCAACGGTAATTCATAACAATGACAGGCAATGGTTTGGTGAAACTAAAAACGGATTGCATCAGTATGCAAAAAATTTTCAGACAGCAGATGTAAAAATCATGGTAAAGCCCCAGATTTGGGTTTGGAAAGGAGAATTTACAGGACTTATAGAAATGAATTCTGATGAAAATTGGACTATTTTAGAAGACACCTATTCAGATTTTATTTTAACCTACGCAAAAGCTGCACAAGATTTAAAAGCAGATATTTTGTGTATAGGAACAGAATTAGAGCAATTTGTACTTCAAAGACCCACTTATTGGAAAGAATTAATTGTTAAAATTAGAGAGGTTTACAAAGGCAAACTAACGTATGCTGCAAATTGGGACGAATTTAAACGAGTTCCCTTTTGGGCAGATTTAGATTACATTGGTATTGATGCTTATTTTCCTTTAAGTGATAAAAAAACGCCATCGGTAAAAGATTTCGAGTTAGGTTGGCAACCTCATAAAAAAGTAATTACACAGATACAAAAGCAATTTAATAAACCCATTTTATTTACAGAATTTGGGTATAGAAGTGTAGATTTTACAGGTAAAGAACCTTGGGATGCAAATAGAGTAGATGGGCAGGTAAATATGCAAGGGCAGGTAAATGGGTTGCAAGCAATACATAACCAGTTTTGGAAAGAAGATTGGTTTGCAGGTGGTTTTATTTGGAAATGGTTTCATACACACGCTAAAGTAGGTGGGGAGAAAGATAATAGATTTACCCCTCAAAATAAACCAGCAGAAGTTGTGCTTAGAAAGTTGTATAAACAAGACTAA
- a CDS encoding NAD(P)/FAD-dependent oxidoreductase, with protein MEHIVIIGNGISGVTAARHIRKNSDNNITIVSAETKYFFSRTALMYVYMGHMKFEHTQPYENWFWKKNRITLKEGLVDNVNTDKKQLNFTNGEKLSFDRLIIATGSKPNKFGWPGQDLNGVMGMYHKQDLEKLEKYAPDNKTCNRAVIVGGGLIGIELAEMLRSRKIPVTFLVREDSFWNGVLPAQESEMINEHIKEHHIDLRLSTNLKEIRSDENGRVKSIIIEETGEEIFCDVVGLTAGVTPNIDFLKESGIEIGRGVKVNRFLETNIPNIYAIGDCAEQHEAIGQRRNIEAVWYTGRMMGETLAQTICGNKTAYKPGHWFNSAKFLDIEYQTYGWVFSERGMKENEAYFQWKHPKDHKCITISFDKNTNKFLGINTFGIRMRHEIFDKWLTENKSIEHVLEFLADANFDPEFFKLHEVEILAKFNQENNTNIQSKKKSWKRIFSKI; from the coding sequence ATGGAACATATTGTAATAATTGGTAACGGAATCTCTGGTGTTACTGCAGCAAGACATATTAGAAAAAACTCTGATAACAACATAACTATTGTATCTGCAGAAACTAAATATTTCTTTTCTAGAACAGCACTCATGTATGTATACATGGGACACATGAAGTTTGAACACACACAGCCTTATGAAAATTGGTTTTGGAAAAAAAATAGAATCACGCTAAAAGAAGGCTTAGTTGACAACGTTAACACAGATAAAAAACAACTTAATTTTACCAACGGAGAAAAACTTTCTTTTGATAGACTAATTATTGCAACTGGTTCTAAACCTAATAAGTTTGGTTGGCCAGGGCAAGATCTAAATGGCGTTATGGGCATGTACCATAAACAAGATCTAGAAAAATTAGAAAAATATGCTCCAGACAATAAAACCTGCAATAGAGCCGTAATAGTTGGTGGTGGATTGATAGGTATAGAATTGGCAGAAATGTTAAGAAGCAGAAAAATACCTGTTACTTTTTTAGTGCGTGAAGACAGTTTTTGGAACGGAGTTTTACCTGCACAAGAGTCTGAAATGATTAACGAACATATTAAAGAACATCATATAGACTTACGTTTAAGCACCAATTTAAAAGAAATAAGATCTGATGAAAACGGACGCGTAAAATCGATTATTATTGAAGAAACCGGCGAAGAGATTTTCTGTGATGTAGTTGGTTTAACGGCTGGTGTAACACCAAATATAGATTTTCTAAAAGAGTCTGGTATAGAAATAGGTCGTGGTGTAAAAGTAAATCGTTTTTTAGAAACCAATATTCCTAATATTTACGCCATTGGCGATTGTGCAGAACAACATGAAGCTATAGGACAACGTAGAAATATAGAAGCGGTTTGGTACACTGGTAGAATGATGGGCGAAACTTTAGCACAAACAATTTGTGGTAATAAAACAGCCTACAAACCTGGTCATTGGTTTAACTCTGCAAAATTCTTAGACATAGAATACCAAACCTATGGTTGGGTTTTTAGTGAACGAGGCATGAAAGAAAATGAAGCCTATTTTCAATGGAAACACCCAAAAGACCATAAATGTATTACTATTTCTTTTGATAAAAATACCAACAAATTTTTAGGAATAAATACCTTCGGAATTAGAATGCGTCATGAAATTTTTGACAAATGGTTAACCGAAAATAAATCGATAGAACATGTATTAGAATTTTTAGCGGATGCTAATTTTGATCCTGAATTTTTTAAATTACATGAAGTAGAAATTTTAGCAAAATTCAATCAAGAAAACAACACCAACATACAATCCAAAAAGAAAAGCTGGAAACGTATTTTTTCTAAAATTTAA
- a CDS encoding mannosyltransferase, protein MLSFSKYKDLVLILISTLLYFAFAYFLERTEFYKLLFLWFSLFISFYFLIKSKSINTSTLIGLVILFRLIFLFAIPNLSQDFYRFIWDGRMILEGLNPYLSLPETYIQQGLHPVAETSSLYAGMGEMNGSHFTNYPPINQLCFLIAALFASKSIFGSIVVLRLIIILADIGILYFGKKLLERLNLPVKNIFLYALNPFIIIEMTGNLHFEPVMLFFLIWSLYKLQQQKWIWAAVLLGCSVSVKLIPLLFLPLFFQWFVHKSSNKREITSSETSLNTFKIKWIPALAGLKKLVAFYAIILITIIILFLPFYSSEFINNYANSVGLWFRNFEFNASFYYIFREIGYLFRGYNEIAIIGKITPILTILFLIIITFFRKNKSIIQLITALLFGLCFYYFTATTVHPWYLATPLILSVFTKYRFPVIWTIVIIFSYQAYANTPWKENLWFVSLEYIALYGFLLFELLKNRQYYKIVK, encoded by the coding sequence ATGTTGTCTTTTTCAAAATATAAAGACCTAGTACTAATTTTAATTAGCACACTATTATATTTTGCTTTTGCCTATTTTTTAGAAAGAACAGAATTCTATAAACTTTTATTTTTATGGTTTTCCCTTTTCATCTCTTTCTATTTTTTAATAAAAAGTAAATCAATAAATACTTCAACTTTAATTGGATTAGTTATTCTTTTTAGGTTGATTTTTCTCTTCGCGATCCCAAATTTATCTCAAGATTTCTACAGGTTTATTTGGGATGGACGTATGATTCTTGAAGGATTAAACCCATATTTATCATTACCAGAAACCTATATTCAACAAGGGCTTCACCCAGTAGCAGAAACATCTAGCTTATATGCTGGCATGGGCGAGATGAACGGAAGTCATTTTACGAATTACCCACCTATTAACCAGCTTTGTTTTTTAATTGCAGCACTATTTGCTAGTAAAAGTATCTTTGGTTCTATTGTTGTTTTAAGGTTGATTATTATTCTTGCTGATATTGGAATTCTGTACTTCGGAAAAAAACTACTAGAAAGATTAAACTTGCCTGTAAAAAACATTTTTTTGTATGCCCTAAATCCGTTTATAATTATAGAAATGACGGGGAACTTACATTTTGAACCGGTTATGTTATTTTTCTTAATTTGGAGTTTATACAAATTACAGCAACAGAAATGGATATGGGCCGCAGTACTTTTAGGTTGTTCAGTTTCTGTAAAGTTAATTCCACTATTGTTTTTACCGTTGTTTTTTCAATGGTTTGTTCATAAATCATCCAATAAAAGAGAAATTACCTCATCAGAAACATCTCTTAATACCTTTAAGATAAAATGGATTCCTGCCCTCGCAGGATTAAAAAAATTAGTAGCCTTTTATGCAATAATTTTAATAACTATAATCATTTTATTTCTTCCTTTTTATTCATCAGAATTTATTAATAATTATGCTAATTCTGTAGGTTTATGGTTTCGTAATTTTGAATTCAATGCAAGTTTTTATTATATTTTTAGAGAAATTGGCTACTTGTTTAGAGGCTATAATGAGATTGCAATTATTGGAAAAATTACGCCCATTTTAACCATTCTATTCCTTATAATAATCACTTTTTTCAGAAAAAACAAATCTATAATTCAATTAATCACAGCATTATTATTCGGATTGTGTTTTTATTATTTTACAGCAACAACAGTGCACCCTTGGTACCTTGCAACACCTTTAATTTTATCTGTTTTTACAAAATATCGCTTCCCTGTAATTTGGACAATTGTAATTATTTTCAGTTATCAAGCCTATGCAAATACGCCATGGAAAGAAAACCTATGGTTTGTTAGTTTAGAGTATATTGCTCTCTATGGATTCCTTCTTTTTGAGCTTCTAAAGAATCGTCAATATTATAAAATTGTAAAATAA
- a CDS encoding glycosyltransferase family 2 protein: MIKPIIKVIIPAYNEQDSITNVINDIPKIVDEIIVISNNSTDNTVINAKNAGATVLSETRKGYGYACLKGMNYISNQKLKPEIVVFLDGDYSDYPEQLTEIIYPILHDNVDFVIGSRVKELRESGSMTPQQVFGNWLATFLMKLFFGAKFTDLGPFRAIKYTKLLALNMEDKTYGWTVEMQLKALKQKLSYVEIPVKYRNRIGVSKVSGTVKGSIFAGVKILGWIFKYSFK; encoded by the coding sequence ATGATAAAACCTATTATAAAAGTTATTATACCTGCTTATAACGAGCAGGATTCTATTACAAATGTTATTAATGACATTCCTAAAATTGTTGATGAAATTATAGTAATTAGCAACAACTCTACAGACAATACAGTAATAAACGCTAAAAATGCGGGTGCTACCGTTTTATCAGAAACTAGAAAAGGCTATGGTTACGCATGCTTAAAAGGAATGAATTATATTTCTAACCAAAAACTAAAGCCTGAAATTGTTGTGTTTTTAGATGGTGATTATTCTGATTATCCAGAACAATTAACAGAAATTATTTACCCTATTTTACACGATAATGTAGATTTTGTTATTGGCTCTCGCGTTAAAGAATTAAGAGAAAGTGGTTCTATGACACCACAGCAAGTTTTTGGCAATTGGCTAGCAACATTTTTAATGAAATTATTTTTTGGTGCAAAATTTACAGATTTAGGTCCTTTTAGAGCTATAAAATATACTAAGTTACTAGCCCTAAACATGGAAGACAAAACCTATGGTTGGACCGTAGAAATGCAATTAAAAGCATTAAAGCAAAAATTAAGTTATGTAGAAATCCCTGTAAAATATAGAAATAGAATAGGCGTTTCTAAAGTCTCTGGTACCGTAAAAGGAAGTATCTTTGCAGGAGTTAAAATATTAGGTTGGATTTTTAAATACAGTTTTAAATAG
- a CDS encoding cellulose synthase family protein: MVIEYIIIIIYSLSLLLIFMYALAQLNLLLNYLKARKKVDNSEKFDFSNTNEIPYITIQLPVYNELYVMERLLKNIALLEYPREKLEIQVLDDSTDESVEITAKLIKEIQALGIDIQHTRRTDRKGFKAGALKEGLKTAKGEFIAIFDADFLPEPDWLYKTIPYFKDSNIGVVQTRWGHINRNYSTLTKIQAFALDAHFTLEQVGRNSQGHFINFNGTAGVWRKECIYDAGNWEGDTLTEDLDLSYRAQLKNWKFKYLEEVVTPAELPVVISAARSQQFRWNKGGAENFQKMMKRVIKSKNVSFKTKIHSLLHLLNSSMFTCIFLVAVLSIPMLYIKNEYAHLKIYFFVMSFFVISSLIFFICYWYMFKAIYGGGFIKFIKYIGSFFTFFSIAMGFSLHNTIAVLEGHLGKKSEFIRTPKFNISGLKGEWKSNKYITKKPSFHVILEGLLALYFVFGMYSAFIVGDQGGDFGLFPFHFMLFIGYSYVFFKSIFSKA, from the coding sequence GTGGTTATAGAATACATTATTATAATTATTTACTCGTTATCGTTATTGCTCATTTTTATGTATGCTTTGGCGCAGTTAAACCTGCTTTTAAATTATTTAAAAGCAAGAAAGAAAGTAGATAACTCAGAAAAATTTGATTTCTCAAATACAAATGAGATTCCTTATATTACAATACAATTACCCGTTTATAACGAGTTGTATGTAATGGAGCGCTTGTTAAAAAACATTGCGTTATTAGAGTATCCAAGAGAAAAATTAGAAATTCAAGTCTTAGATGATTCTACTGATGAATCTGTAGAAATTACGGCTAAACTTATCAAAGAAATTCAAGCGTTAGGAATAGACATTCAACACACCAGAAGAACTGACAGAAAAGGTTTTAAGGCAGGTGCGTTAAAAGAGGGTTTAAAAACAGCTAAAGGAGAATTTATAGCCATTTTTGATGCAGATTTTTTACCAGAACCAGATTGGTTATATAAAACGATTCCTTATTTTAAAGACTCAAATATTGGTGTTGTTCAAACACGTTGGGGGCACATTAATAGAAATTACTCTACACTTACAAAAATTCAGGCTTTTGCCTTAGACGCTCATTTTACCTTAGAGCAAGTTGGTAGAAATAGTCAAGGACATTTTATAAATTTTAATGGTACCGCAGGTGTTTGGAGAAAAGAATGTATTTATGATGCTGGTAACTGGGAAGGAGACACTCTTACAGAAGATTTAGATTTAAGTTATAGAGCACAATTAAAAAATTGGAAATTTAAATACCTAGAAGAAGTAGTTACTCCTGCAGAATTACCCGTAGTTATTAGCGCAGCAAGATCTCAGCAATTTAGATGGAATAAAGGTGGTGCAGAGAATTTTCAGAAAATGATGAAACGTGTTATTAAAAGTAAAAACGTTTCTTTTAAAACTAAAATTCATAGTTTATTACACCTATTAAATAGCTCTATGTTTACGTGTATTTTCTTGGTGGCTGTTTTAAGCATACCTATGTTGTATATTAAAAATGAATATGCGCATCTAAAAATATACTTTTTTGTAATGAGCTTTTTTGTAATTAGTTCTTTAATATTTTTTATTTGTTATTGGTATATGTTCAAGGCAATCTATGGAGGTGGATTCATCAAATTTATAAAATATATAGGATCCTTTTTCACCTTTTTCTCTATTGCAATGGGTTTTTCTCTACACAATACAATTGCTGTTTTAGAAGGGCATTTAGGTAAAAAAAGTGAATTTATAAGAACTCCAAAATTTAATATCAGTGGATTAAAAGGAGAATGGAAAAGTAATAAGTACATTACCAAAAAACCCTCTTTTCATGTTATTTTAGAAGGCTTATTGGCTCTTTACTTTGTATTTGGAATGTATAGTGCCTTTATTGTAGGAGACCAGGGTGGAGATTTTGGTTTGTTTCCTTTTCACTTTATGCTTTTTATAGGTTATAGTTATGTATTCTTTAAATCTATATTCTCTAAAGCTTAA